The Brassica oleracea var. oleracea cultivar TO1000 chromosome C6, BOL, whole genome shotgun sequence genome includes a region encoding these proteins:
- the LOC106299889 gene encoding uncharacterized protein LOC106299889 has protein sequence MSIETMPGNAEERDPQQEIEETIPLLDDSQQPDGESRPRNAAAKVPEVEIHLYRCGKGPVDVFKSNLGGWEQDQLEVRSILEKYGLKSIFAFNVEKGRAVPIRFNHRNGRSVLTYRDGAVVFIDGEPQDSLLKPITRIVLGVAIVMLLITFLLKDPPAWIKNNISMGNFPPWVLACIVIVITRARKRTRDFFKKCGW, from the exons ATGTCAATAGAAACGATGCCGGGAAACGCGGAGGAGAGAGATCCACAACAAGAGATTGAAGAGACCATTCCGTTGCTCGACGATTCTCAACAACCCGACGGTGAATCGAGGCCAAGGAACGCGGCGGCAAAGGTGCCGGAGGTGGAGATCCATCTATACCGGTGCGGAAAAGGTCCGGTCGACGTGTTCAAGTCGAATCTCGGCGGCTGGGAGCAGGATCAGCTCGAAGTCCGATCTATCCTTGAGAAATACGGATTGAAATCCATCTTCGCTTTCAACGTCGAGAAAGGCCGTGCCGTCCCGATCCGATTTAACCATAGGAATGGCCGGTCTGTACTTACTTACAGGGATGGTGCCGTCGTTTTCATCGACGGTGAACCTCAG GATTCTCTGCTCAAACCCATTACAAGAATCGTGCTTGGAGTCGCGATTGTTATGCTGCTAATAACGTTTCTATTGAAAGACCCCCCAGCGTGGATCAAGAACAATATCTCCATGGGGAACTTTCCTCCGTGGGTGCTCGCGTGCATAGTAATAGTAATCACCCGAGCGAGGAAGAGGACCAGAGACTTCTTCAAGAAGTGTGGCTGGTGA